A portion of the Plasmodium gaboni strain SY75 chromosome 5, whole genome shotgun sequence genome contains these proteins:
- a CDS encoding putative nuclear protein localization protein 4: MSRIIIRLRCDIGLYRIEIENNKQLVDLKKKIEELLSVPIEKQELYLLDSSQVLLNDNYINLTKCKIQNGSMIQLKSDIKPSTKKKEENEKKNKENIKNNDENNKDSNDKDVLKKQMDSFGMQNKGTENNNMNKMYDNINNNKNNSNKYDSNKYDSNKNDNNKNNNNNNSGDGKNGESKPNFKSFDYFLKQRGYNTTDLPLNLEYKSVYLCKGRVNKIPLSITLKHQEYRHVDHLELMNVEEVRNFVNYWYTYNNMLEQRMGWMYGYYKEDNHYNLGIRAVCECIYEPPQYCEDNKIHLVQDDFLPTVDVIAERLGLERIGWIFTHLPRQEYLTSDEVVNIAKIQLKNIKKNMHYTNYPISNFITCTISPDPLLSNEPVTNAFMVSDLGMALMRDNLIQENQLDPSHIQLRNPNKNELLPQILEGGKETNKFDTDWFIVRVNESAPKVERSIFKNFHFPRENRQHLQSAFNVKEYFRSNKLHRGTRGNHQCSDFHLILFVAKVLDIETALALCDATLNKKEIDPIIEEMLTSVKI; this comes from the coding sequence TCGTATAGAGATAGAGAATAATAAACAATTAGttgatttaaaaaagaaaattgAAGAATTATTATCTGTACCTATAGAAAAACaagaattatatttattagaTTCTTCTCAAGTgttattaaatgataacTATATAAATTTAACCAAATGCAAAATACAAAATGGTAGTATGATTCAACTAAAGAGTGATATAAAACCAAGtactaaaaaaaaagaagagaatgaaaaaaaaaataaagagaatataaaaaataatgatgaaaataataaagattCAAATGATAAAGACGTTCTAAAAAAACAAATGGATTCCTTTGGTATGCAAAATAAAGGTActgaaaataataatatgaacaaaatgtatgacaatataaataataacaaaaacaatagtaataaatatgacagtaataaatatgacagtaataaaaatgacaataataaaaataataataataataatagtgGGGATGGTAAAAATGGAGAATCTAAACCAAATTTTAAATCatttgattattttttaaaacaaaGAGGTTATAATACAACAGATTTGCCTCTCAATTTAGAATATAAATCtgtttatttatgtaaAGGTAGAGTTAATAAAATACCTTTAAGTATCACTTTGAAACATCAAGAATATAGACATGTTGATCATCTAGAATTAATGAATGTTGAAGAAGTAAGAAATTTTGTTAATTATTggtatacatataataatatgttagAACAAAGAATGGGATGGATGTATGGATATTATAAAGAAGATAATCATTACAATTTAGGTATTAGAGCTGTTTGTGAATGTATTTATGAACCCCCACAATATTgtgaagataataaaatacatttaGTTCAAGATGATTTTCTACCTACAGTAGATGTAATCGCAGAAAGATTAGGTTTAGAAAGAATCGGATGGATATTTACACATCTACCAAGACAAGAATATCTTACATCTGATGAAGTAGTAAATATAGCTAAAATACAATTAAagaatattaaaaaaaatatgcaTTATACTAATTATCCTATTTCTAATTTTATTACTTGTACTATCTCACCAGATCCTCTATTAAGTAATGAACCAGTTACTAATGCTTTTATGGTTTCTGATTTAGGTATGGCCTTAATGAGAGATAATCTTATACAAGAAAATCAATTAGATCCTTCACATATCCAATTAAGAAATccaaataaaaatgaacTATTACCACAAATTTTAGAAGGAGGAAAAGAAACAAACAAATTTGACACGGATTGGTTTATTGTACGTGTTAATGAATCAGCTCCAAAGGTCGAAAGATccatttttaaaaatttcCATTTTCCACGAGAAAATAGACAACATTTACAATCAGCCTTTAATGttaaagaatattttaGGAGTAATAAATTACATAGAGGAACAAGAGGAAACCATCAGTGTTCCGATTTTCATCTTATCTTATTTGTAGCCAAAGTTCTAGATATAGAAACAGCACTAGCTTTATGTGACGCAactttaaataaaaaagaaattgATCCAATTATAGAAGAAATGTTAACATCAGTAAAGATATAG